Sequence from the Ziziphus jujuba cultivar Dongzao chromosome 9, ASM3175591v1 genome:
TTTAGAGATTCGTAAGTACCAATTTGATGAATTTGTGGCGTCAACCTATAgggtttatcatttttttaatttattccctAGCATAATGTGAGAGATTGCCTTTTGATTTACAAGAAGCGAAAAAAGAATTACTAGCAGGTTATCAAACCGAATATTCAGggataaaatttggttattcatTTGATATGACCATTGGccaatattatatttcttaaaaCCCCATTAATCCCCTTATTATTTTAAAACCTCCTTAAAACTTCTCCTTCACCACCATTAAAACTATCTATATCTACATTCCAAAAACCTTCACTTAATTCCTTTAATGGCCACCCCCCAGGAACCAACCACAAACTTCACCACTTACAACTCCAAACCTTCCTTGAATGGCATCGCCAATCAAAAACAATTCAAAAGCGCTCATTAAAAGACGACGGCGAAGTGGACTACTCCCGGAGAGTGCAATGGCTCCGTATCTTTGGTAATCATGGCTGTCGAAGCTGTGAAAAGTGACATCAAAGTCATGCCGTTTGCCGGAGCTTGTAGCATGGCTATAGGAGAGTTCGCCTCGGTCTACACTCAGCTCGACATAGAATATGAAGAAGTAGAAGTAGAAGAGAAGTTACTGGATCCCATGCAAGCGGCTATTGTGTCGGTGTTTGCATTTTCAGCTGGAGAACTATTGCCGTTGATGGTGGCGGTGTTTGTAAGGGAGTACAAGGTGAGAATCGCGGTGGTGGTGCTAGTGGTGGTGGCAAGTTTGGCGTTGGTGGTGTTTGGAGGTGTGGAAGCGGTGTCGGGGAGGTTTAGGGTTTGGAGTTCTTGTGCTAGGGTTTTCGTTGGAGGGTTTGGATGGCCAGGGCTGTTACTTTTGGTTTGACTACTAATTTGATTGATTATAGTGGAAATGTAATTTGTAATTTCCCCTCCCAACATTCCCTTtcactttctttccttaaaatcTTATTCCCCTCttgatttctcttttttatttgtttacatTACAATTGTTTGTTTGTATGCAActcatttattttcaaataataaggTTAATGGGTGTAAAGGATGAGACGCACATTCCCTTAATAATGTTTTATATTTCTTAGGTGGTTTTCGCCTTAACTACTATGCTCATTGATAATAGATTTTAGAATTCTCtcactatttctttttttaatttagggtttttttttttttcttctttggcaCCAAGGATCATAACTGATTATATTGCAAATTGCTCAGTAATCTAtaaaaattagcaacattatCTCGTAAACCTTACAAACCATTCCCCATGAGAAAATTGTTTCACTCTGTATTGTGTTGTTAAAAATCACATGAGCTGCAATTGGGTGATGGAGATCAAGAGAGGGAGGGGTAATGTTgacattttaataaattggcATTTGTTTTCAACTCCCTATAATGTTATAATTTTGCGGGGGGAAAAGATGATTGTGGCCTGGGtttgaaaaaattggagaaaTTAGAAGTGGAGATGGACACCGTGATGCCCTTATGGCAAATAccttcatatataaaaaaaccatCAACGGCATTGCTCACTTTTAAAGGTCTTAATGTGAAAAATGACTAACAAAACCATGTATCCTGCCTCTTGTATCTTTAGCATTTTCATAAATTGAGGAGACCTTAATTGAAATGtagaacaaaattaaattaaattggagTATTGGTAATTTTATCCAATCATATTGGCCTACCTAAATTTGAATTGACTTAATTTGAGTGGGTTAACTTAAACAGTCATCATCTCAAACGGAAAACAATAGTTTATTAGTCTTAATTTCAATATATGATTTTTCCAACCAAAAccctaattttatatttgtttagatTATAAGATTGGATGGAGACATGCTCAAATCTAATAAATGCTCCAGTGTGCCCTTCCCTTGATTGATCCCCACATGTCACTCATCTTTGACATTTAACAGCTTAAAAAACTGTGCTGAACAATTGTCTTCAAGGAACACTGTTTAGAAAGTTAAAAGGGTGATGCTAGCTACTAATACGATAAATTCATTAAGCAGTCTGTAAGGacatagttttatttattttatttttttcactaatTTATTACTTATAAATGGatcctcccaaaaaaaaaaaataataataataataaagctatcttTCTATGTGATGCATCCAGCCTAAGTTTGTacatacaagaaaataaaataaaataaaagatgaaagtgcattcaaacaacaaaaaataaattattttgcagGCTtagaattacatttttttttcttcttttttttgggtgaatggcTTAGAATTACACTTGTATTCTTCAAGAAGTTAAAGGATACATTTTAATGCCAAGAGAAGTTAAAACTCTTTCCCTTtgtagaattttctttttagaatttttttttttttttcctttgggtaATAATTTGACATTGttccaaaaattccaaattcaaGTGAGGGTTAAAACCATGTAACGTGACATGTACTTTCACATattgtcatttttttaatttattattattattattattattattattatttttcccccACAAACAATGTTAGAAACTGTCCTGGCCTAAGACGGCATTTTGAAAGCTGTCTTTCTAAAACAGGACAAAAAGAATCTCCATGAACTAGCTGTaacttacaaatatatatttatatatgaaagttACTCTTCTGCTCAGGAAATAATGATTCCTCGAAAACCCTCTGTGTtttctcattttatttatttatttatttattttttcataacggCAACTCAGCTCTccatatctttaaaatcacagaTACCCAGTCAAACtataaatggaaatttctatTGCCTATGCATCCACCTACTTTCGCTATTTTCCGGCACTTCAAAAAGTATCACCCTTACTCGCCGTTGTAGCGCGTGCTTTCTACTCTCActgcacttttttattttttattttttattgtttcctGCAGCGGTAGAGTTGGGAGAATGGCAGGATGGGAATATCCAATGTCGACGCTGGCAAGTGGAATTGCGTTGCAGCCTGCTGACTTTTGATTTGAGCACTCACCTGTACTTCTTGAACGGGTTGGAAAATTTACCCTCCTCTTCGGCGCGTTTTAAGCACGCGCCAGTACTTTTCCTGCAGAACGGGGATTTTACTACTACTCTCGGCGTTGGCACGTGGAATACATTATCATCTTAACTTTTGATTTGGGCACTCCAatttactttttccttttttttaatcgtTTTGTAGAATGTGacatttaaaacaatttttttttttttttggggaataggGACATTTAAAACATATGCTAAAATAAGTAGGAAAGAACTCTATGGATAAAATTATTGGAGGATAGGCTAGACTAGAGTAGGGTCTTAATTATTCTTCCAACCTATTAAACAGAAACCTTTTTCTTAATTAGGACAATGTTCTTTATAAATAATTCAAGTCTTgattagaaagagaaaaaagatatagtatttgattaataaaattaaatacatattaaaagatgaaagaaaaacataatagagaggatatatattttctctttttttgttacAAGATAAGACACATAAATGGGATGGAGTATAAatgtaaaaaggaaagaaagagtgcataaaaagaaaaagtatacagaataaaagatgaaattataaaattcttttaggTGTTGTTGAGAATGTATGCTTTCTATTTTAACCAAATAAATTATACCcatattcttttaattaataagtAACAATGATTAATGTGCATTTTAAATGactatttcattaattttttccaaGAGAAATTACATACAACGATAGTGCAACAAGTGCTTAAACATCCAATGGAATCAACGAATAACATCGTTGGTTTGattttttaaccttttgttttggattggattaaaagaataaaaaaaatcaaaaaatcaatGTTGGATTAGTTCATATTGGTTTTTTGAAGTTAAAAGCAAATATAACTTAACCAATCTAGTTCAATGTTATCAGACATAAATTTGACTGATAGATTCattctataaaagaaaaaaaattcaaaaaatttaaaaatctaacccaattaactaaatttatttataaatccaatcaaaatagaaatataaatttattaaccaaTTCAATCCAAACTGAATTTAATGCTGAAATTGATTTGGATTTTATTAAAGCAAACTATAATTGATTGATTGTTTATTGCCTCAAATGGTTGCTTTTAAGCAATGAGCACCTTTAATTAACTACAAGCACTAAAATGTGAGGTGACGTAAATTTATTAGTTGGAAAATTAATGAACTTAGATATAGATTATTGGATTATGTAAAAGATTagtgaaattaaatatagaGTAATAAGAcgtaattttttaaatggataaaaattaaaagttataacaaggatatcaaatttatttactaatattTGACAATATGTTAATGTTTAGTAAGTAAAATTAATCTAAAACTGAGAAAATGAAGCCAATATAATTATATCACCTCatttaatatccaaaatttaatgaataaatattttaaaatgacttcagaccttttgttttttaatagaaatatattGGAAAGGTATTGGAAAGGGAAAGGTTCATGGTTGGCATAATTTTGCAACTTCTGTTGGTAGACTTACCATTAGCATCATCAACTGAGGCAATCTATGTACATCTAGTGTACAGTCTCATACATCAACTGAGGCACTCTATGTGCATCTAGTGTACACTCTCATACATCAACTGAGGCAATCTATGTGCATCTAGTGTATAGTTTCATAGGAACAATTAAGTTTTTGATACAAATGAGGATGGAATTATTGAAACAAGTCTTTCAATTATTAACGTTTTGCATTTTGgatcctaatatatatatatatattttttttttttgcattttgatatttaaatttcaatttcttttacaTTTCGATTATttaaccattattttttttttttttagtagggTTGAAATATATGGTGCATTCATAGGGGAACAAAACACAGGCTTGCAGGGGCTATGGCTCCCATTCTCTCCCAAATTAATATCTTTGCCTTTTTAAAGTTGcttcaaacaaatttaaaattaatagaaaattaagTATTTGCCCCCTCATAATTAAGATATCATATTGATTTTgatgtaataaataattttatatataaaaacataaatataaaattatttccataaagcttctaatattttatatatgtatataaaaaactCAACTAACAATTCGTgtttttattttaccaaaatgAATAAGTATAATTCtagttttttaagatttttaaatatatggtttttctttaacatttaaaattctaatttaatctcacaaacaatatatttgtttaaaattttttgttcttctaGACCATGGCCTCCTAAGTTAAACTTTGCTACACTGTAGGTGCACTTTAACACAACATATACAAATCTTGTAAGGTCGTcctattttacaattttactatttattgcTGTagtatatgcaaatatatatatggtatcaaaattgttaaaaaaatttgataaaaaaatgttaaaaatgcacaattttttaatttttaaaaaacaaaatatcaaaaaaaaaaaaaaagaaaagtaaaaggtAAAAGCTTAATAATCAAGGACAtgctaaaaatttgattaaaaaaatgcaaaatattttaatttttaaggaacaaaatatattaaaaaaaaaaaaagtaaaagcttaataattaagaaaagtCCCTACTGAAGCATCTAACTTCGAAATTTGGACCGTGTCACGAAATTGGTATTATCACCAGCTCTCAGTACATCAGAGCTTGGGTCGAGAAGGTAAAAGAACTCTGCCACTACCAATCCATAACAAAAACTTAACCTACCTGAAAAGACGTAAACACCCCTACTCTGCAACCACCGAGCTATTCCTACTGGTAGATTCAAGATATTCACCCAACCGTTACTGCTACTCTATGTTTTGTCTAAATGACTTTTACATTAAACACCTTCTACATTTTTCTACTCtgacttaaaatttttaatattataatttttcacttAATACGCTTTGAGTTCCGAGTAGCAGTAAATTGCGAACGTGCCACTCTTTCTCTATATCTTCCCCTTCCCCACTCGCAGCTTTTGtttgttgggaaaaaaaaaaaaaaaaaaagaaagagaaagaaatacaGTTACAAAGCtactgtgaatttttttttttcttttacatataaatatagagagagaaatagagaaATTTTAAAACTGTGTTTTTCTGGAGAGACAATAGCAAAAGCTTCGTGTACTGTGGGAGTGAGAGAGTGTTTGGGATCGtgcaaaggaaaataaaataaattggaagGAAATTCAGGATAGTGGTTAAAGCGAGCCCTAGATATTCGGGGAAAAATGGCTTCGCCGAAGGTGGTGATGGCCTCCACGTCAACGACTAATCCGGATCTGCCACGACAGTCATCTATATGTTCCATCTCTACCATCATCGCCGATCTCCAACACGCCGATGATAGTAGAAACTTCGCTTCCATGAACATGGACGATCTCCTCAAGAACATGTACCCTTCCTCcgaaccaccaccaccacaacaacaacaacaacaacaatccGACTCCGCCTTCCCCGCCGGCGGAGGACTTGTTGATGCCGGCGGTGGTGGCGCGTCGATCTCACGGCAGGGGAGTTACTCGCTGCCGAAAGCAGTTGGGAGCAGGACAGTGGAGGAGGTTTGGAAGGCAATCGTGGCCGGAGGAGAGAGTGATCGGAGACCCGAGGACAGAGATGGCGGCggtggcggtggtggtggtggtttgGAGGAGATGACGTTGGAGGATTTCTTGACGAAGGCTGGGGCGGTGAGAGAGGAGGATGTGAGAGTTCCTCAGGTTGTCGGTTATGGTGGTCAGTTTCAGATGCAGTCTCAGGGTGTTGAGGCTCCGATGATCGTGGCATATGGAAATGGAAGTAGTGGACGTGGAACTGCTgggagaggaaagagaagagcCGTGGAGGAGCCTCTTGATAAGGCTACGCAGCAGAAGCAGAGAAGGATGATCAAGAACAGAGAGTCCGCTGCCAGGTCTAGAGAGCGCAAGCAGGTTTCttgcaaacaatttttttttttctgttttaatttACCTGCTTGTTTACCgagaaaatggaagacaaagaaaagaaaattggagTTCCTTTCggttatattttcattattgaCATTGTTGCATGTAaaccgggggggggggggggggggcgggtgGTGTggttggaattaaaaaaaatgaaggtttcAGTAATAAATTCTTCAGCATTTAGAAACTGAAAAACTTAGATGGTATATTCAAATGGTAGCAGTAGTTCTTGAtcagaactttttttttccccccctcacTTTTTTTCAGTTTTGAGTCCTCAAGAGATCGATTTGCATTTCTGTATTTTGTGGTCCCATTTTCTCTCAGTTCAGACTAATTAGATTCGAAGTGGGATATTTTCTTCTccggtttcttttttttgttcccTTTAAATTCTTATGCCCTCTTTGGATGATAAATAAACATGAATTTTGTGCCCTAACTAAAATCTTTGGTTTGAGTGGAAGATGCATGAAGTATTTTCAATTTACACTAGATTCCATAATATTTagtatactttttttaaaagataaattctTGTCTACATATGATTTTAATTTGTGTGTACACGTGTGTTGTTcttgttgttctttttttttattttttatttttttttattttttatttattgggtTTTAGGCTTACACAATTGAGCTAGAATCTCTAGTGACACGGCTGGAGGAGGAGAATGCAAGGCTTTTGAGAGAAGAGGTATGTAATCTAGACGATATGGGGATTTTGATATACACTGTAGCTATGGTTTTAGCGCGTTGTAACAAATCTATGTTTTCTTTACTTTTCCTTTCTATTCATCGTCTTTAGTTTCATCCTCATCCTCAATGTTGCTGTATTTCGATTTTAACTGGTTTTGAAGACAGTTTGTCTGGTGTGTGTTATTTTAAACTGGTAAAACTTCATTGTAATGTAGTAGGTGTATCACTAGCTTATTTTAAATCTGAGGGGCTTTGATACTTTATTGGTCCCAAAGAATACCACTGCAAATTGGGTTTTTTACACGTTGATGTTACTGTGAATGATAACCTCACATGATCACCATATAATGTTTTCAAGGTTGCAATTATTAGATCTTTTATGCAGAAATCATTATTGGCAATTTCTGATAAATCAACCCTTTGGATGCAGGCTGAGCAGAAGAAAGAGAGGTTTAAGCAGGTATGTGTTATGTGCTTCTTTCTTTTGTTAAGGCCTAGGTATCGTATTTTGGTTCTACTGTGTGGTCATTGCTATCTAAAACAATTTATCATTgctgaaaaaataatttagttccTTAGATATTGGCATGGCTTGCATAGTTTAAACATTTGGTAATTCCATTCTAGAATAAGTTGGATGGTTTCCCGTGCATAGAGGGTCTAGCTTGAAAAATTGTATTTGGGAACATTTCTGCAAATTGAACAAAGGGTTGCAGTGGAAAAGGATTTGAAAAATTCATAGAAACAGAGTAAATTTGAACTAAAAAGCTTGAAGTTTTATTACTCTTATGATAAATAAATAGCTGATGAAATCAGAGAAACATTTTATTCATACTGTAATGAGAGGTAGGTgtgctttctttttatttaggcTTATCCTTATATTTTGGAGATTTATGAAACTGATATGTATTTGGTTATCTACTTATATTAAGTTCTTTTGTGTCTTCTGTGATGATCTCTCCTAAAGATTTGAGCATGTTTGACAAAGAAGTACCAGTTAGCGTTTCTTTGCTTTGCCGCATTCAAATGCATGTAAATTTAGTAAATTCTACATTTGAGAATTGTGTGCATAGTggtagataaaaatatattgagcAACCATTTTCTGTTGATGGTTTAGAGTTAAGGATGTGCTTTGACCAATTAAATACTAAGCCCTAGTCTTAAGTAGAAACAACCCTGTTGTGGTACTTATAGGATAAAAAAACTATAAGTGAGTTGTTATTTAAAGCTTTTTGGGCGGCTTCATGTATGCTTCACCTGTTTGTGAAAGCCCAAAAGACTCAAAATTTGTCTTTTGAATCGAGTTGTGTATGTTGTACATTTAGCTTGTTTATAGATGTAGCACTCACCAGTCACCCCCACTTGTAGGCAGGTCCTGTAGCTAAGAAAGGAATTACTTGTTGAACCTAAGAAATTATACATTAGTGTCAGCATAATTCAAACTTGAGAATAAACAGACAACCACACCTCTGATAGCATGTAATGCTATAATTGCTCCTAAAATTAAGTTGTTAGGAAGTGTATCCAACCTATAATCAAACCAGAATATTGTGCAATAGCAGTAAACTCACACATATTAGGTGTGTCAAATCCTGgcttttaaacaattaaaaatagacAAATCCATAATGTATCATTTCTACATCGGGTATCTGGAGTGTTCCTTCATAGATACAACAAATAGAAATGgggtttcttttgtttgtgaagTTAATTCTTGGATCCAAAACTACATATGTGGGTGGAATTGTGATTGGAAGATAAAGCAATTGCTGGAAATAATTTCCCCTCGTTAAGATTGATACTATTATATTGAATAAGATGCAGCAAATTCATTTTGGGAAGCATGTAAAATTTCATTTGAGGAGAGGTTTAATGTACTCTCTGGAGCTTCATCATACAAGAGAAATAATGGTGCCTAATATACTTGCATATGGGATTTATATCCCTAGAGGCTATGTTGAATGCTAAATTGGTTTTCAATACATCCTCATAAGTTTGTTAATCTTTAATAAAATTCCAACTTTTAACTTTAGAGTTTTTGAATTTAGAAGTGCATCTTATACTTTTTGGGCTTTTCAGGTATTTCTGAGTGTGTTCTTATCTTGCCATATTAACATAGCAAGGAAATAAGGGTGCCTAATATACTTGCATATCGGATTTATATCCCTGGAGGCTATGTTGAATGTTAAATTGGTTTTCAATACATCCTAATAAGTTTGTTAACCTTTTATATAATTCCAACTTTTAACTTTAGAGTTTTTGAAGTTAAAAGTGAATTTTATACTTTCTGGGCTTTTCAGGTATTTCTGAGTGTGTTCTTATCTTGCCATATTAACATAGCAAAGGAATACAATTTTATCTGAATCCTCTACTGGGTTTATGCCATTTTTTGGCCTAAGAGAACTTGTTAAGTCATTATGAGTGTTCATATTACTCGGTTGAATTATTGGTGTTAAATTATCTACTGACTGATTCTCTGAATAATTACTGTGTTCATATTATTGGTGGGTTTACTGAAGCTGTGTCGCATTATTCTGAGGAGACATACTATTTAGAGGATTGTAACCTTCTGCTACTACCAGAACAATGTCGCTTATGTCTTGATGTTCACATTTTCCGTGAAATagcttaatttgaaaaaaaagaaaaaagaaaaatgtccaCTTTTATAAATAACGACTTGGTATAGATGGTATTCAGCCGTAAAATGTCCACTTTCATAAGTAATGATATGTTATTGATGGAATTCAACTATAAAATTGCATTGCCTTCAGAACTTGCACCATCTGTGCGATTATAGTGATAatgcttattttaatttttcaaatttagcaCACAGAATACCTTTAAAGTCTTAATTCATTGGAGATGCAaccttctattattattttattggtttatttgACTTGCAGCTCATGGAGAACCTCATTCCAATGGTGGAAAAGCAAAAACAACCCCGTGTTCTACGTAGAGTTCATTCTATGAGCTGGTAGATCACTAAAATTCTCGATCCTGTTTATTGATAAGATTTCCATGGTGGCTTGGATTGAAGACAGTTATATTTTAGAGATGATATTGGAGTgggggtgaaaaaaaaaaaaaaaaaaaaaagagagttttgaagagattgaaagagaaTGATTTCTGGGGTGATTAACCTTCAGAAGTTAAAAGAATAGTAGTTGAAGTAGACCTGTAAAGAGAACCAGAATGCAGCTAATTACATCAATTGATTTCAGAAGAGATGATATGTGCCCCTTTAATACAAAGTTTATAGGAAAGAATTCTTGGGAACTTGTTGATTTGCATAGTTAGGTGCttgtagaaaaagaaaaatgtcctTTTTTACAGAATTAGTGGTAGGTCTTCATCCATGATGCAGTTGGGAAGGAGGAGCTGATAATTGGACTAATTATActaataatatatgttaatttataagtatatttgtttattaaagtGAATTTAGCTGATagcattattttaaaaactctTTGATATCTGATATTGGAATCGCTTAGATGCAGGTCTTGTTTAATGTTTCTTCAAAAGTTGTTTGGTTCctgtatataattttgattatcgAAAATGTAAATCCTAGCATATATGGTTTTAAGAATTGGATATGAGGAGCTAGAATGTGGAAGGGAAGTTATAAACTGTATGCagat
This genomic interval carries:
- the LOC107421564 gene encoding bZIP transcription factor 12 isoform X1; the protein is MASPKVVMASTSTTNPDLPRQSSICSISTIIADLQHADDSRNFASMNMDDLLKNMYPSSEPPPPQQQQQQQSDSAFPAGGGLVDAGGGGASISRQGSYSLPKAVGSRTVEEVWKAIVAGGESDRRPEDRDGGGGGGGGGLEEMTLEDFLTKAGAVREEDVRVPQVVGYGGQFQMQSQGVEAPMIVAYGNGSSGRGTAGRGKRRAVEEPLDKATQQKQRRMIKNRESAARSRERKQAYTIELESLVTRLEEENARLLREEAEQKKERFKQLMENLIPMVEKQKQPRVLRRVHSMSW
- the LOC107421564 gene encoding ABSCISIC ACID-INSENSITIVE 5-like protein 7 isoform X2, translated to MASPKVVMASTSTTNPDLPRQSSICSISTIIADLQHADDSRNFASMNMDDLLKNMYPSSEPPPPQQQQQQQSDSAFPAGGGLVDAGGGGASISRQGSYSLPKAVGSRTVEEVWKAIVAGGESDRRPEDRDGGGGGGGGGLEEMTLEDFLTKAGAVREEDVRVPQVVGYGGQFQMQSQGVEAPMIVAYGNGSSGRGTAGRGKRRAVEEPLDKATQQKQRRMIKNRESAARSRERKQAYTIELESLVTRLEEENARLLREEAEQKKERFKQVFLSVFLSCHINIAKEYNFI
- the LOC107421564 gene encoding ABSCISIC ACID-INSENSITIVE 5-like protein 7 isoform X3 encodes the protein MASPKVVMASTSTTNPDLPRQSSICSISTIIADLQHADDSRNFASMNMDDLLKNMYPSSEPPPPQQQQQQQSDSAFPAGGGLVDAGGGGASISRQGSYSLPKAVGSRTVEEVWKAIVAGGESDRRPEDRDGGGGGGGGGLEEMTLEDFLTKAGAVREEDVRVPQVVGYGGQFQMQSQGVEAPMIVAYGNGSSGRGTAGRGKRRAVEEPLDKATQQKQRRMIKNRESAARSRERKQAYTIELESLVTRLEEENARLLREEAEQKKERFKQVFLSVFLSCHINIARK
- the LOC125424320 gene encoding vacuolar iron transporter homolog 1 — encoded protein: MAVEAVKSDIKVMPFAGACSMAIGEFASVYTQLDIEYEEVEVEEKLLDPMQAAIVSVFAFSAGELLPLMVAVFVREYKVRIAVVVLVVVASLALVVFGGVEAVSGRFRVWSSCARVFVGGGRVGRMAGWEYPMSTLASGIALQPADF
- the LOC107421564 gene encoding ABSCISIC ACID-INSENSITIVE 5-like protein 7 isoform X4 yields the protein MASPKVVMASTSTTNPDLPRQSSICSISTIIADLQHADDSRNFASMNMDDLLKNMYPSSEPPPPQQQQQQQSDSAFPAGGGLVDAGGGGASISRQGSYSLPKAVGSRTVEEVWKAIVAGGESDRRPEDRDGGGGGGGGGLEEMTLEDFLTKAGAVREEDVRVPQVVGYGGQFQMQSQGVEAPMIVAYGNGSSGRGTAGRGKRRAVEEPLDKATQQKQRRMIKNRESAARSRERKQAYTIELESLVTRLEEENARLLREEAEQKKERFKQLCRIILRRHTI